Part of the Cyprinus carpio isolate SPL01 chromosome A12, ASM1834038v1, whole genome shotgun sequence genome, tgtgtgaattaaacaataaaataaatataaaaatataattaaatatttgttttttttcaaaaataatattttataatatatgtatacacacacaaacacacatatatattttataaaaagtaataatagtaaaaaaaaaaaaaaaaaaaaaaactatttttcctTAGTGTCATTTCCATAACTACAAATTTTGCCACAattcttgaatttattttatttttattaagtgtaATTTCTCACACAGAAGGCCATTTAACAATACATAGTTTGATTCGGTTATAAAATTGTTCAATTAAGCAAGAAAAGTAAGAGAATATCTCTCCCTAACAAGCCGTTTGATTTcagatatcattttaataattaggGTTGTAAAAAGGTGATGTATTGAACTGAAAACTGAGGAAGAAATGTTCAGCAGGATCAGTGAGAAGATAGCTGAGATAATACAGCAGTCACGCACAGTCTCTTCAGCAGGCCGGCTAAACATCAGTCCCTTGGGACAGGGGCTAATCACTTCTGCTTCGGACTTAGAGAGTCAGGCTTCAAAGCAGGAcgtgaggtgtgtgtgagagatagggATGAGGGTGGCAGGGGCGTTGTTAATGCTAAATGTCTGATGTGGGTTGTGACTGATCTCACAGCAGGTGTCAAAGCCCTGATTTGCTGCACACAAACAGGGATGTCTCCATGAGCCCCAGTCTCCACGGGTTCACTCTCCATTACGTCACAGAGCAGGCAGCAGTCACTGGACAGAACATACAAGCTCCAACCCACAAGATGTGCATGTGATCTATgtgttgcaaaacaaaaaaaagcacttgTATTCCAACAATGCTTTAATATTAAATCTAGTCTTTTGTCCCTGTATAACACTATTGCAACTTTAttggtttttaattaaaagtacaCAAAAcgtatatgtaaaatataaattaagtataTAGAAATTTATGCTGAgaactgtatacacacacacacacacacacacatattgtttaACAGCCTGAgactctgaaaaaaaagaaaaaaaatccaatactctttgtattttatacaattcatatacattttatacagtatatatatatggacttTTTAACTGCCctatatgaaaaaacaaaaaacaaataaaataaaataaacaacctaTATACATACTttgaatattataaacaaattgatcaattttatattgtatattttaaatattatatttcttatttccAAATTCAGTGTGATTTGTCTAGACACATTTCTGTGACATCTGTTAGGCAGTAAAGGGACATTTTATGAGTGGTATTCCAAGAAAATGtaataacatgaataataatgtaaGCCTCTTATTTTATCTCCTTTAAGTCCTTCATGTAGTTGACTTCAATGTAATATACtatttacatgtaatatattGTAGAGGTCATTCACATGCACAGTGGGATGTTATTAAGCCCTGTTCTGCCCTCTCTAATACTGCTGCCTCACTGACATATACTGATTTATTACACAGGAAGTTTAAGAAAACCTTTTAATGAACAAAACTACAGGAGAAAggctaaaaaaaattgtgaaaggaAACAGTTTTGTCCTTTAATgaatttggatattagaagtttattagtgtgttatgtataagccaggttaaagagatgggtctttaatctagatttaaactgcaagagtgtgtctgcctcccgaacaatgttaggtaggtgattccagagtttaggtgctaaataggaaaaggatctgccaccagcaattgattttgatattctaggtattatcaaattgccagagttttgagaacgcagcggacatggaggactataatgtaacaagagcttgttcaaatactgaggtgctaaaccattcagggctttataagtaataagcaagattttaaaatctatacgatgtttaatagggagccagtgcagcgTTGACAGGACCTAGGTCTAGTtgggttttttgatgagaggcttaataacagccagtttaaaggttttggggacatatcctaatgacaatgatgaattaataatagtcagaagaggatctatgacttctgtgTGAGGCTTGCCagaggagcttagatggaatagggtctaacacacgttgttggtttagatgatttaacaagtttatacaattcttcctctcctatagtagagaatgagtgggactgttcctcaggggatctatagtgcactgtctgatgcaatactgtagctgatggctgcatggttacaattttatctctaatagtatcgatcttagaagtaaagtagttcataaaatcattactgctgtgctgttgggaaatgtcaacacttgttgatgctttatttttcgttaatttagccactgcaTTGAATAAATGggtaatgtttgttttcttctaaaagtaatcagatctagcagtttttaatgctttgctGTAGGATaagttactttcccgccaagcaatacgaaatacctgcagttttgttttcctccagctgcgctccattttccggcctgctctctttagggtgcgagtgtgctcattataccacggtgtcagactgttttccttaatcttccttaagcataaaggagcaactgtatttaaaatgctagaaaagagagagtccatagttactgttacatcatcaagttattctgaggttttggatatgctaaggaattgggataaatcaggaagattacttacaaagcagtcttttgtggtagaagtgatggttctactatacttgtaacaagaagtagaatttacaattttagctatatgaagtttgcacaaaactaaataatgatctgagatatcatcgcttggctgcataatttcaacaccatcaatatcaattccatgtgacagtattaaatctagagtatggtttcgacaatgagtaggtcctgagacttgttgtctaaccccaatagagttcagaatgtctataaatgctgatcccaatgcatctttttcattatcaacatggatattaaaatcaccaacaattaaaactttatctgcagctagcactaactcggatataaaaatcaccaaattctttaataaagtctataTGGTGCCCAGTACAAACAttacaggggatttatcattaacacttgatTCTCTGAACAATGGTATATGAAGCAaaattacttcaaacgagttatacttgaagcctgccctctgagaaatactgaaaccattgttataaattgaaacaacacctccccctttaccttttggacgtggctcatgtttataacagtaatcttggggggtagactcatttaaaataatgtaatcatcaggttttagccagatttctgtcaaacaaagcacatttaggttatgatcagtgatcatatcatttacaaaaagtgcttttgtagaaagggacctgatattcaataagccaagctttatcatttgcctctgttttttatttgttgaacctgaattaaattgttactcttaaattggtttggaccttttttgtattttctagttcggggaacagacacagtctctatagtgtgatatctaggtgaaagagtctctatgtgctgagaattaactgacttctgtgacgtgaggtgactagcagatggtcggtttagccagtctgtctgcttcctgacctgggccccagttagtcaagtacaaactctatgACCACAAACCACAAACTGTACTTTGCAGCTTGCTAACGTTAATCAGAGGCAGGCAGTATTGAGAGAAGGTTTGTTCTTATTCTAGAGAGACAGGCATTTGGAGTGCAAGATGAGTTaccaatatttttgtttctttttcccagaagagaaaaactgtatttttgtgtgcaaaatgtTATCTTTGTCGACTTACAGGAGTGCGCAATCATTCATATGGGCTTCATATGTGACTCTAGCATTACATATGTCAGGATAGAATTGTTATAGACATGACCACAAAATACACCTCAAGCTGATGAGCCTCAACAGATCCTTTTTAATCAAgtccatgagagagagagagagagagagagagagagagagagagagagagagagagagagagagagagtccacagcaagacagagacagactgcagctgcTAGGGTTTACTGGCTCATAAAATATCATGTCTGCACTGGTAGAttactgtttattaaaaagtaatacaaGTTTTTATTAAGCTcacatgcattaaatttaaattataaattataatttatttacgtATTATCAAAATGGCAAACAAAAGACTAGCAATCAAAATTACtagaagcaaacaaaaaatactaaaaagatGAAACCaagattttcttagtatttttttaaatagaagtctcttatgcttaaggctgcatttatttgatcaaaaatacagtaaaatcagtaatattgtgaaatattattacaatttaaaatagctattttcaatttgactaataatttaaaatataatttactcttgtgatggcaaaaatgaattttcagcatcattagtccagtcttcagtgtcacatgatccttcagaaatcatctgttgctcaagaaatgtttcttcttattgccaaacagttgtgctgcttaatatttctgtggaaatggCAAACCATTTTCTTTCaggatttcttttcttttgatgaataggaagttcaaaagaacagcatttatttgaaggaGAAATCTTTAGTAACGTAAAATATAAATGTCTCCACTCCCATTTTTGACCAGTTTactgcatccttgattaataaaactaatttctttacaaataaataaataaataaataaataaataaataaataaatactgaccccaaactttttttgaaCTGTAGTATTTATGGTGGTTGACCGTATAAAACGTACCATCATGATACTTATAACTCTCTGAGACAGACTTAATAAACACACCTTTAACGCAATAATCACACCACTACCCCTAAAGTCTGGCTCATTCGGTTACATAATGCagcttaaagtttattttaagcgAGTCTGATGCTCTGGACATGGAATGTGCTTTAAGCTCGGATTAAGATCAGAGATCATGACACAAGATCCACCTCATCggaaacaaatacatcaaaattAGGCCAGGATGTTGAACTGATAAAAATCTCAATGTGGATTTTGCTTGACTTTTCTCTCACATTTCTGCAGCATTTGACCATCTAGTTTTAATTCTGAATCTAATACATTGCACTGTGTATAGAGGGATTCGTAAGAGTGCAGGAGACATTGAATTCATATAGGTATTTATTTGCAGTCAGGAGGCATAGATGAAACAAGACGACACGACTCTAAAAGACATTGAGGAGTCTGTGaccaacaaaaacattattaaataaataaaaaaaacaactcaaaggCTGATCCCTCGGTTCTAAAGAGAACCTCACTAGGATACAcctctgagaaacacacaccagCTCACCCCTTTATATAAAAGAGCTCTGtaatattagataaaaataaGCATATATTTCAGAATGTCTTTGAAAGTTCTAAGATGAGCTTGTAAAAGATTTTGTAgcattgagagagaaaaaaaattcatgcaGTTCACTTAAAGGTTCAACAAAGCACACTAGCTtgacatcatttttaaaatgtgatttttaattctGTACATGTAATAAATGCGATGACAAGGTATTCAGTGTTGATTGCTTTTAAGGTCACAATTCCGCATGTGCTTGACGTCACTCGCTTAGAAAACCGGTTAGAAATGGTCAGTTTCTAAATGAGTCCCGCACTCCACTCTCAGCACAGGCTTCCATTGCACAATGATTAATACCCTAGAGCAGAGACGCCACTTGCTCCTTTAAACAGATTTAGAACATAATATTAAATCATAACTGATAAATGAACAAGCACATGTAGTATACACGTTACAACAGACcatacagtaaagaaaaaaaaagaaaataatttaatagggAACTGAATGAATGCCAGAATGCTTCTGTAATGTATGCCTGATTACTGAACCATCTTTAGGGTTTTGACAACTCCCATCCTCCTGAGAGGCTCATCTGAATTTCAACTGTCTGTCCAGGCATCCTTCAGGATCCATATTCATCATCAGGAAGCAGAAACGTCACTAACGCATCAGTTTTAGGCATATCTGCTTCTTATAAAGAATCAGGGTAATGGCAAGGAGAAAAGCAGCACAATATTCAGCTGGGGCTCTTAAACAGCTTTCCCGCTTTCTTTTAAAGATAAGTTGATGcatagacttttattttgaatgttttttcagAGTTTTTGAACGATTAACAGCACACTTCAAACTCCCTTAGAGTCTATTAGGTTTTCCACACACATTAAAAaggtgaaaatgacaaaaattagaCAAGCTAAACagtgaaaaaggaaaaatagCATCAGTAAGGCCAAGGTTGAGAGAGATAATCAAAGGGAAACTGaatttatgcagaaaaaaaaaaaatacaaataattggaTAGACATGAATCTAACTTGTTCTAAAACATCTTATTCCAATATGAATCAAAAGATGAGGGATTTCATTTCACTGTATTCCGAGTAGGTCTAGATTCATTTCTAATGTGgttatttttctgtcatttgatACCTAGAGACCATTAATCAGTGCTAGTGTTTCTCACAGAACACCCAGTACAATCAACATCAACGTTCACAGTCAAACACACTCTAAAACCCGGTAGCTGTTCTGAAGATCTTCGTTTCACAAAGCAGTTTATGCTCTAATTGAGGCTTCACAACCTGATCCCAGATCAGCTGTAGAGCAGTAACAACAGCATATCTCCTCCTCTATCACACATACAGTCTCACAAGCCTATCATCGAAAGTGAGGAGAAGGTTGGGTCAAAACTCCCACCACTAAAACCAAAAGAACACCGTAATCTGACAGAGCAACATTTCCTTTACAAGGTGGCTTCTTCCTCAAGAGTCACATGGATGAGATTATACTTGAGGGACAGAAGATGATGGGCAAAGGgattttgtgtattattatgttaaataaaaagttaaagggCTTCTGAATACAGAGCCTAGGGAAGAGAAGGGGGACCTGATGCTCCTAGCTCAGGAGCTGACGAATCTCCTTGTGCATGTGGCACAGGAAGTCCACATAAGAGGCCCCTCCATTGTTGCTCTTATCTTCCACCAGGAAGTGCTTGAAGATCAGCTCCAGCTTGTCTTCCTGTTTCACCACCATGAGCTGAAAGACAACGATTATTTACAATCATATTAATATAGTCTTGGACAGGTTTTGAAAATAGGGGAAAATGAGTAAACTACTGGAGGGAAAAACAGGTTTCATAGAAATATTTCGTAGAAATCAAATGCTATAATGGTTGTGGACGAAATAGCTCAACACAAGAGCTAATGCAAACATAGTGAcgtgaaataaaacataatattagaaaagtggcttgattaagtggtgGAAATAGTGGATGATGAGCACAGAACGGAAACAAAACTTGAAGACATTTAGAGTGTAGTGTGCAAACTCTTACTACAAGGGTCTGTTTTAGATAACGTTCacgttttttgaaaaatatatattttttacattatattataagcctaataaataattgacctcaaAAAGGGAATTCATGAGCAATAACTGCTTCATTTTTTCATAttagctatattatattataataaaaaatgttttttcagggtacctaaaatgtgcatcatttagttacatcaaggatcaaatcaaatataaaaagcatattaaagttaaaagttgtacacttttttttctgtgcgcgctgtacaggtctggtataaagaataTTTTGCACAGGTGGTCGAAATGTGTACCCAGTGGGGGAAAGAAATCCATAAATGTCTAGCAacaactacataaataaataaataaaaactaaaagtttaaactaaaactaaaaggtGTTATCCTATAATCACGAGTGACCATTGCCCCCACGTAGTGAAGAATAATCATAGACGAACACACTGATATTAATCTGGAAAGAAAACTACTCTTTCTCCTCTTAGTCAAGGTCACGCATAATTCCTGGATTATCTTGACTTCctgatgtttgtttcatttgctaataattttattgtactgagatgataataataaaaaaagcacaagTTCAACAcaagtgacaaaattttcataaaaGTAAACAATCTTTTCAGCTGCTTGAATCACAAATATCTGCAAAAGCATCATATCAAGCCCTGTGATGTATTTACCTTCATGTATCGTGAGCGCTGTGCCCTGACGGACTCAATAATCTCCCTCAGTCTCTTTGAAAAAGGATTATCCAAAGCCGGCAGAGAGGTCTAAATCagcaaaacacacaataaaaatcaacaatgttcacatcatatttttaaaaacaaaatgcaacatgcaaaaacATGTCAGGCCTCCTTGGTAAAGGATTGGTAAAGTTTCATGTGCTCATAAGTAATACCAGAGCTACATAACTGTTTCagtatgagataaaaaaaacaaatcttttatttacattatgtatgtatattattttctcagtatttataaGGGGTCGTACCATGTTGGGGTCTATCTGGCCGAAGGCCGGCGTGCCAAAGATGTTCTGAAGCAGCTCCTGTTGGGCATTGACCCCCACCCAAAGGAAAATGTTCAGTCCGTTCTCTAACAGATACACTCCTCCCCTAGACAGTCTCTCCTCCGAGTCCCTCACTGCCACAGGCAGAGATATGCTCTCAACATCCAACTTTTGCTGTAGAGAAATCGAGAACGTACCATAATCATCACAGCTCAATTACAATATCAAATGGGCCGATATTATTGCGTTTGTCTCTCACCAGCGGAAGCAGACGAGGATAGAAGAACACATGGCTCTCGGACACATCCATAGTGCTGACCAGCTGTCTCAGGTAGGCACGGTCATCCAGGGAGATGTCCGCCCCGGGCTGCAGAACGTCACTCTTCAACACGCAGTTCAGGTACACGGGCAGTAGCTTCATACATTCTGGTAAAATCAACTGTACGCAGACGAAGAGACAAGAAAATAgaagtaaaaataagaaaatatacacAATGCAGGACATGACAGAAACAATGAAgatatttaatcattaataaatagCATTTGTATGAAAGAACAGTacactgtgtttttgtgtgttggttAAGGCACTAGTTACCTGCCCTGCTGAAGATGGACTGGCACAATTCTTGCGGTAACAGGCTAAGATCTGTGCACACTGATTCACCAGACTATCACGTACATTCTTGATAGGACTGCTGAGTACACTCCGATATGCTGTAAACACATACAGCCACATAATCTTTCAACTCAAATCAAGtcccaaaacacataaaaaaaaaaaaaaataataaaatatatcttcaAAGCTTTTACATGAAAATGGCCTACATTATGATTGATTAACATTTCAGCCTCCATTAAGATGCTAAATAGGTAGGAGTTGATCGTCATGTCAATCATAATTTATTACTGACTTGCCTTTGCAAGCTGGTTTTATGAAATTATGTAGatcttttgaaaacaaaacaaaaaacaaaaaacaaaacatcaaaacaatgaTGCATTATTATTGATGTGGAGAGACTGGGAAGGGAGCTCTAGCTTTttagaaaacaaaccaaaagaaacaaaaactaaaaacaagacaaaacaccaaaacaaaagcttttgaaaataaatgatttattaataataattaataaaaaaataaataaagaaaaacaccaaaccaattgtgtattaaatgctgtATGTACACTTGAAGGGAGCTCTagcttttgaaaacaaaacaaacaaaaacacacacaaaaaaacataagtaaataacaaaataaaaataaataaaatgaaaaaataaaataaaactgaatacaaTTTTACATAGTTGTAACAGAGGTGGCCCTAAGAATGCTAGCGCAGGAAGCAGTGGGGTGGTGTTTATCCGACCATAAGAGGATGTGTGTGGTTTTACTCACCATATTTGGCGAAAAAGTTTATGACGGTGTCAGTCTCACAGTTCCTGTACAAATCTGCCAGCTGAGAGCAGCAGTTCACTGCCATGTTATGGATCCTAAGCCGTCGCTGACCACTGCAGCTGGTGTACAGAACTGCACACTGAAagaagagcgagagaaagagagtacAGACAAAAAGGCCGGCACAGCTGAAGTCATTAAATGTTGAGACGGCTGAATTCAGTGTAGCTGACACTTCACATATGAGTGCAATActagacacatacacacacacacacacacacacacacacacacacacctgcattagAGCTCCAGTCTCTTCGCTGAGCTTGTCATCATGTCTGAACTCCACGGTAACGGTCTTGTCACAGTCTAGTCCTGCCAGCTCTACATCTGTGGTGTTGCTCATGTAGAAGGAACCAAAGAAGTCGGTCGCCCGGATACCTGTCACAGCACCACACACAAGTTCAACTCCTGTACATATATGCATTAAAAACTGATgataaaaatgcaagaaaaaaacaaaacaagaagtgGATGAAGGCCTGGCTGCTATGTCTTGGAGAGCTGTAGAATAAAGTCATAACATAACGCATTTATAAATTTGTGCTGATCTGTTGTGGTTTGAACATGGCCCCTAACTGGCTTTTGAAGTTGAACACCTCTGTTAAAATGAGTGGTGattaacactactgttcaaatgtttgaaatgCAAGTACGAAATACAAAGATACTGCAGACTTGAGTAACAGCTGTGAcaattcagctttcccatcaccGGAATAAAGTATGAATAGGTAATAGTAAATGAATAAAACCAGAAAACAATTTTTCAGTTGTAATACtacttcacaatattgctgtttactgtatttgtgataaaataaacacagccttcACATTCACAACAACGGTTGTGTATAAACATattgtgaagaaaagaaaagaaaaacaaaaaacaagcaataaTCCAAAATCTGGTGTATAGAGCTGTGTATTTACCTGTGCTAGTGCGGACCCTCATCACTGCATCAAAGCCCATCGGCTTCTGCACATCTCTCCTCAGGTCATTGAGAAAACGCTCCTGGTCAGATGAAGCCTGAAACAAACCATAGTGTATATAATTGCAGTGCATGTTGTTTTTGATTAAGAAGATTTCTTTGATCTGGTCACGTATGGTATTAATGGCTAGGTGGTATAGTTCTCTCTTACCTGGAAGTAGGTGTATTTGTAGATGGAGCCACCCGTTGAAGTTGGGACCACCCCTAACGTTGCTACATCAACATACTGGTTGGGAAAGAGGAAGAGGTCCACACAGCAACCCTGTACAACACACTCCTTGGCAAGGGTGTTGTAAAAACTAACTTGTGGCTGGAATAATGACTGCAAAAGAAATGGAGATGGGAACTTCACAATGTGCTGGAGAGGGTCCTTTAAAACCACCCAATAAACACCACATTAAAATGCCTTCTGTAACAATGTTCCCATAGTTCTCAAAATCTCaatgatgacaaaacattttCAGAGACAGACACAATGAAATGAGCAGAACAGATTTGAGAGGAACCTTTTCTTTATCCGTGCCCACTAGTTTCTTATCCTCCCTGTTCTTCAGTTTGCCTGGAGCCTCAGCAATGGGAAGAGATGAGTGAAAAACAAAGAGCTTTCCGGCGCAGTCTGCAGCCTAGAtgacaaataagaaatgttactgttACTTAATGATTCCACTCGGAGTAGACACGAAACactcaaaccaaaataaaatgttatactaAAAGTTTCTTCCATTAGCACTGTATACAGAAATGCTCCATTTAATTACAAGGCTGACATCATTTTGAATCACAATGCATTCATATGATGTCCACTCACTCAATAAGATCAAATACCTTGAGTGCTTCCAGCCCGGCCTGAATGACAGGCCCAAACACAGTCTCGGTTTCCCGCGTGTCTGCAAACATCTCAGGGATCTGATCCAACAAACTGTGGGCAACGTACATTTTCATAATCAATACTTTGATGGTCAAAAATTCAGGTATCCTAGCTTTTATACTAGCTAAAACGGGAAAATTCTACTAAAATATGGGTGTTACAGTGTACTTACTACATATACAATACAattcaaaaggatttttttttaagaaactgataTGAGGATgcattttattgacaaaaaaaattacattattcaatttttatttttaaactgaaatattatttcactacattactgtttttactaaaaacaaaaactgaagcCTACCTCTCAATAACCACCCTGGACTCTGAGACATTGACCAGAAATCCATCCAGTAGGGGCACAAACATGTCAGCCACATCTGACACTACCATCATCTGTGGCTGGGCGAGGGAGGCCTTCACATTATagaaatgaagcactttattgtAAGTGACGAAGCCAACTCTAATGTTTGATTCCACATCAGGGTTCTCTCTGTAGGAATAATAAATAGGCAATGTCACAATTacatgtaatgttttgttttacatgcaaaaacaatCTCTCAACAGATATGAATTAATTTTCTGCGTTCTTCTGATGGATCAAACTGCTTCCTGTTTTCAACTCACCTGGGCAAGTAGTCCAACAGCGTCTTCAGCTCCTGACATACGATTCCAACCATGCCATTCTTTACAGCATTGTATGACACATCAATCAGGAAGATGAAGGCTGGCGGCTGAGGAATCTTGTTGTTCTGTCAATAAATAGTATTCAGAATTAACAATCCCATACATATCAGCACAGAATTTCCTTAAGATTGTAGTGGCATGATGGGAACATATACTGTACCTTACAGTAGTCCACAGTAGCCATAAACTCATAACTGCCCATGGAGAGCTCTGGTCGGTCATAGCAGTCCACCCTCTTCCCTGTGTGATCCAGATGCTGGAAGTAATGGGGAGGCACTAGGAGTGTGAAAGGAGAACAGAAACCAAAACATTAAATGTCAATTAGGATGAATTCAACAGAAGCGTGTTATGGGAGCATTACTAACCCTCGGTGACACAGCTGCAGAAGCCACACTGGAAACGACGGCCACCTTCGATAAACTGCATATACGGGCACATATAGGCCTTACAGCGATTACAGCGGATGGGACCACTTTCTCCATGATCCACAAGATATGGCGGTGTCTGCCAATAAAAAGGAATGATATGCCATTACCTACAAACCCTCCTGCAATCATTTCAAATGGAATCGACAAAATGCAGGAGTACACACTCATAGAAGTGGCATTTTACCTCATCTGGAGGCAGAGGGGCCAGGGGTTTAATGACAGCAGCCAGGGGCACCTGGGACTGTTTGGCCATGTCAGAATTGCAGGGCATGTTATAGGCTGTACAACGGATATAGCGTGGACTCGCATTCCCTTTGGAGAGATgattaatataatgcatattttatcaaGACCCGTAACATCATGGAATAAAGCCTACTGTTTtacaatagataaaaaaaaaaaaaaaaatagcatgcacTATACAGTATTCAATAAGTAGCAATTCAAAGTTGTTTGATTCCAAACAATGTCTAAAAGTATCTAATATCTATTCTTACCTTGATCTTTAACTTGGAATTTGGTGGTGACAAGAGGTGGggcttgacctctgacccctgtaGTAAAAGGTTCACTTCCTTTGTTTGCTTTGTCATCCTCGATAACCTGAATctgagtggaaaaaaaatacCAGCCTATGAAAGACTGACACGCCTTTAtccatgaacaaaaaaaaaaac contains:
- the sec24c gene encoding protein transport protein Sec24C isoform X2, whose protein sequence is MNVNQQPHMASPYGQPQPGYQGYPQPGYGGGHVPSGYPAQYAPYNGPGSAYQQGPPQGCSPYASFPSKTLATNLVSDLSSSSPLDLGMRGPPTSGAPPVSGAQSYSQFGQGETQNGPPPMGAPPQRPPVSQTYTPGAVNLSGPQPPFSQQFGAPPVSMQQMTNQMASMQVGSTAPSPAGPGYAPPSVSQAAMSAPYTPAAPPSFPPTSAAPSQPPPTEAVARPPPQSYYGAPPPAQQPFPNAVPPFSSTGPTQPQAPPPVSPQSFPQAPPVSQPPFSTAQVPPGPTQSYGGPLPPTQPSFSRPLLPTSQPSTFPAGPPPTSTPSQLPGVMQPQPPVSQPSPYHSGPHPTSTGFPPQVGAPPRPPFAGMQGPPMAPQGPPLASQGPPMVQANHVPPTQPGMPPGPISASMSGPPPQPGMQGYPPQQNGAFGQVRGPQPGYTGPYPGQPNYGAPPAAPAPAPPATKRLDPDSVPSPIQVIEDDKANKGSEPFTTGVRGQAPPLVTTKFQVKDQGNASPRYIRCTAYNMPCNSDMAKQSQVPLAAVIKPLAPLPPDETPPYLVDHGESGPIRCNRCKAYMCPYMQFIEGGRRFQCGFCSCVTEVPPHYFQHLDHTGKRVDCYDRPELSMGSYEFMATVDYCKNNKIPQPPAFIFLIDVSYNAVKNGMVGIVCQELKTLLDYLPRENPDVESNIRVGFVTYNKVLHFYNVKASLAQPQMMVVSDVADMFVPLLDGFLVNVSESRVVIESLLDQIPEMFADTRETETVFGPVIQAGLEALKAADCAGKLFVFHSSLPIAEAPGKLKNREDKKLVGTDKEKSLFQPQVSFYNTLAKECVVQGCCVDLFLFPNQYVDVATLGVVPTSTGGSIYKYTYFQASSDQERFLNDLRRDVQKPMGFDAVMRVRTSTGIRATDFFGSFYMSNTTDVELAGLDCDKTVTVEFRHDDKLSEETGALMQCAVLYTSCSGQRRLRIHNMAVNCCSQLADLYRNCETDTVINFFAKYAYRSVLSSPIKNVRDSLVNQCAQILACYRKNCASPSSAGQLILPECMKLLPVYLNCVLKSDVLQPGADISLDDRAYLRQLVSTMDVSESHVFFYPRLLPLQKLDVESISLPVAVRDSEERLSRGGVYLLENGLNIFLWVGVNAQQELLQNIFGTPAFGQIDPNMTSLPALDNPFSKRLREIIESVRAQRSRYMKLMVVKQEDKLELIFKHFLVEDKSNNGGASYVDFLCHMHKEIRQLLS